One window of the Natronomonas marina genome contains the following:
- a CDS encoding proton-conducting transporter transmembrane domain-containing protein gives MTEIADPRPIAAVLVSVFGTLAILAAHRRPNLREATTLTVALVKFGLVASMVPGVLDGDVYVWSLGTFVEGFGDGIAFALRADPLGILFAMLASLLWIITSLYSIGYMRGLEEHGQTRYFASFAMSLSAAVGVAFASNLVVLFVFYEVLTVATYPLVAHDETEEARTAGRKYIAYTFGGGVAVLAGTVFVYWLTGTVAFTPGGIEALATADPAAARAAFALLIAGFGVKAGLMPLHSWLPDAMVAPTPVSGLLHAVAVVKSGVFGVSRVVLDVYGPETVGALGLGLPLAVVATVTLLAASVIALRKDHLKQRLAYSTVSQLSYIVLGLAILSPDSITGGLLHIPAHAFMKLTLFFCAGIIHVETHTDHISEMAGIGKRMPVTMAAFAVAAAGMAGIPLVAGFVSKFYLLVGTVETGEYVFAVALLVSGVLNIAYFWPVVYQAFFESEDAHDAKPLVAAPIGGQRRSILPKTDGGVPDDEDGDEGAGEADATDDAPVEDAESDGETDDGSDEDGDLDVDPEEVGRPDFSGESVERDYSEPAPLVDGEYAVDEHPSDHTVPEDEVDEDGEGGAESVDADETPTAADEHGVAHDQPAHVRDAHVHDDHHEGPPPGGWERRGWLGGESTWFMLGPILAAMVGSVVLGLVPSAAVFLRLVDAIVRAALTVGVVA, from the coding sequence GTGACCGAAATCGCAGACCCACGACCCATCGCGGCCGTCCTGGTATCGGTGTTCGGAACGCTCGCCATATTGGCGGCCCACCGCCGGCCGAACCTCCGGGAGGCAACCACGCTGACCGTCGCGCTCGTCAAGTTCGGCCTCGTCGCCAGCATGGTACCCGGCGTGCTGGACGGCGACGTCTACGTCTGGTCGCTCGGCACGTTCGTCGAGGGGTTCGGCGACGGCATCGCCTTCGCGCTCCGGGCGGACCCGCTCGGCATCCTCTTTGCGATGCTGGCCAGCCTGCTGTGGATCATCACGTCGCTGTACAGCATCGGCTACATGCGCGGCCTCGAGGAACACGGCCAGACGCGGTACTTCGCCTCGTTTGCGATGAGCCTCAGCGCCGCCGTCGGCGTCGCCTTCGCCTCGAACCTGGTCGTCCTGTTCGTCTTCTACGAGGTACTGACCGTCGCCACCTACCCGCTCGTCGCCCACGACGAGACCGAGGAGGCCCGCACCGCCGGCCGGAAGTACATCGCCTACACCTTCGGCGGCGGCGTCGCGGTGCTGGCCGGCACCGTCTTCGTCTACTGGCTGACCGGCACCGTCGCGTTCACGCCGGGCGGCATCGAGGCGCTGGCGACGGCCGACCCCGCCGCGGCGCGGGCCGCCTTCGCCCTCCTGATCGCGGGCTTCGGCGTCAAGGCCGGCCTGATGCCGCTGCACTCGTGGCTCCCGGACGCGATGGTCGCACCCACCCCGGTCTCCGGGTTGCTGCACGCCGTCGCCGTCGTCAAGTCGGGTGTCTTCGGCGTCTCGCGGGTCGTCCTGGACGTCTACGGTCCCGAGACGGTCGGCGCGCTCGGTCTCGGCCTGCCGCTCGCGGTCGTCGCCACCGTCACGCTGCTCGCCGCCAGCGTCATCGCCCTGCGGAAGGACCACCTCAAACAGCGCCTCGCCTACTCGACGGTGAGCCAGCTCTCCTACATCGTCCTCGGCCTCGCCATCCTCAGCCCCGACTCCATCACCGGCGGCCTCCTGCACATCCCTGCCCACGCGTTCATGAAGCTCACGCTGTTCTTCTGTGCTGGCATCATCCACGTCGAGACCCACACCGACCACATCAGCGAGATGGCCGGCATCGGCAAGCGGATGCCGGTGACGATGGCGGCCTTCGCCGTCGCCGCGGCCGGCATGGCCGGCATCCCGCTGGTGGCCGGCTTCGTCTCGAAGTTCTACCTGCTGGTCGGCACCGTCGAGACGGGCGAGTACGTCTTCGCCGTCGCCCTGCTCGTCTCGGGCGTCCTCAACATCGCGTACTTCTGGCCCGTCGTCTACCAGGCGTTCTTCGAGAGCGAGGACGCCCACGACGCCAAGCCGCTCGTGGCGGCGCCCATCGGCGGCCAGCGCCGCTCCATCCTCCCGAAGACGGACGGTGGCGTCCCCGACGACGAGGACGGAGACGAGGGAGCCGGGGAAGCGGACGCGACCGACGACGCGCCGGTCGAGGACGCCGAGAGCGACGGCGAGACCGACGACGGGAGCGACGAAGACGGCGACCTCGACGTCGACCCCGAGGAGGTCGGCCGCCCCGACTTCAGCGGCGAGAGCGTCGAGCGGGACTACAGCGAGCCGGCACCGCTCGTCGACGGCGAGTACGCGGTCGACGAGCATCCGAGCGACCACACCGTCCCCGAGGATGAGGTCGACGAGGACGGCGAGGGCGGCGCCGAGAGCGTCGACGCCGACGAGACGCCGACCGCGGCCGACGAGCACGGCGTCGCACACGACCAGCCCGCCCACGTCCGCGACGCACACGTCCACGACGACCACCACGAGGGACCGCCGCCGGGCGGCTGGGAGCGCCGCGGCTGGCTCGGCGGTGAGAGCACCTGGTTCATGCTCGGACCCATCCTGGCGGCGATGGTCGGGTCGGTCGTCCTCGGGCTGGTGCCGTCGGCGGCGGTGTTCCTCAGGCTCGTCGACGCCATCGTCCGGGCGGCGCTGACCGTGGGGGTGGTGGCCTGA
- a CDS encoding proton-conducting transporter transmembrane domain-containing protein produces MTDVVLPLLIAVPILAAVLPLLLSLKTTETGWYVAAATCLVEAGLAAVLVRAVYADGRLSHYVGDYAPPHGIELVGDGLSAPVVGLIAVVALGVVAYAYTAGPRRNSFYSAYLLLVGGLMGVSVTGDLFNMFVFLEITGLATYALVAADRSGESAVAALKYLILGTTGASLFLIGVGYAFIATGTLNMVDLSRQLAGAGGGAALYSSRVVLASFGFIVVGLGLKAAVFPLHTWQPDAYTYSPDTVTAFISALASTVAAYAIGRVVLTVYTLSFFEAAPLARAAVLAFASVSVLAGSALAVVQTEIKRMLAYSSVSQFGLVIAGFALATPDAVLGAVVHLVGHGLMKGGLFAATAILAARHGARTVDDYARLGYRSPVVAGVVGVLGVALVGVPPSIGFLGKWYIAVGAVRAEAWPVAVVVFLSTMLTLAYVARLLERLYFAPPEAASSAPSGADAVADGGEAPDSRAPEAVSAGMVAVVVLAALVVVALGFSTGVFETFLDPVLGGVFQ; encoded by the coding sequence ATGACTGACGTCGTGTTGCCGCTGCTCATCGCCGTGCCCATCCTGGCGGCCGTGCTGCCGCTGCTCTTGAGCCTCAAGACCACCGAAACGGGGTGGTACGTCGCCGCGGCGACCTGTCTCGTCGAGGCGGGGCTGGCGGCCGTCCTCGTCCGGGCCGTCTACGCCGACGGCCGCCTCAGCCACTACGTCGGCGACTACGCCCCGCCCCACGGCATCGAACTCGTCGGCGACGGCCTCTCGGCGCCCGTGGTCGGCCTGATCGCCGTCGTCGCACTCGGCGTCGTCGCCTACGCGTACACCGCCGGCCCTCGCCGGAACAGTTTCTACAGCGCCTACCTCCTGCTCGTCGGCGGCCTGATGGGCGTCTCCGTCACCGGCGACCTGTTCAACATGTTCGTCTTCCTCGAGATAACCGGTCTGGCGACGTACGCGCTGGTCGCGGCCGACCGCTCCGGCGAGTCGGCCGTCGCGGCGCTGAAGTACCTCATCCTCGGGACCACCGGCGCCTCGCTGTTCCTCATCGGCGTCGGCTACGCCTTCATCGCGACCGGGACGCTCAACATGGTCGACCTCTCCCGGCAACTGGCCGGGGCCGGCGGCGGGGCGGCGCTGTACAGCTCCCGCGTCGTGCTCGCCTCGTTCGGCTTCATCGTCGTCGGCCTGGGGCTGAAGGCGGCGGTCTTCCCGCTGCACACCTGGCAACCGGACGCCTACACCTACTCGCCGGACACCGTGACGGCGTTCATCTCGGCACTGGCCTCGACGGTGGCCGCCTACGCCATCGGTCGGGTCGTGCTGACGGTCTACACCCTCTCGTTCTTCGAGGCGGCGCCGCTGGCGCGGGCGGCCGTGCTCGCCTTCGCGTCCGTCAGCGTGCTGGCCGGCAGCGCGCTGGCGGTCGTCCAGACCGAAATCAAGCGCATGCTGGCGTACTCGTCGGTGTCGCAGTTCGGCCTCGTGATCGCCGGCTTCGCGCTGGCGACGCCGGACGCGGTGCTGGGCGCCGTCGTCCACCTCGTCGGCCACGGCCTGATGAAGGGTGGTCTCTTCGCCGCGACGGCCATCCTCGCCGCCAGACACGGCGCCCGCACCGTCGACGACTACGCCCGCCTGGGCTACCGCTCGCCGGTCGTCGCCGGCGTCGTCGGCGTCCTCGGCGTCGCGCTGGTGGGGGTGCCGCCCTCCATCGGCTTCCTCGGCAAGTGGTACATCGCGGTCGGCGCCGTCCGCGCCGAGGCCTGGCCCGTCGCTGTCGTCGTCTTCCTCTCGACGATGCTGACGCTGGCCTACGTCGCCCGCCTGCTAGAGCGGCTCTACTTCGCGCCGCCTGAAGCCGCCTCGTCGGCGCCGTCCGGCGCCGACGCCGTCGCCGACGGTGGCGAGGCCCCCGACTCGCGGGCACCCGAGGCCGTCTCGGCGGGGATGGTCGCCGTCGTCGTCCTGGCGGCGCTCGTCGTCGTCGCGCTGGGCTTCTCGACGGGCGTCTTCGAGACGTTCCTCGACCCCGTCCTCGGAGGTGTCTTCCAGTGA
- a CDS encoding cation:proton antiporter subunit C, with product MIEVLATRWAYATFVVVMVAGLYMMIANANLVKKVIGLNLFQSAIFLFFIASAYVDGAKPAIVSPDGGGGPYVSPLPHVIVLTAIVVGVSLTAVALALIVRIHEEYGTVDESVLREVSDD from the coding sequence GTGATCGAGGTGCTTGCGACCCGGTGGGCCTACGCCACGTTCGTCGTCGTGATGGTCGCCGGTCTCTACATGATGATAGCCAACGCCAACCTCGTCAAGAAGGTCATCGGCCTGAACCTCTTCCAGAGCGCTATCTTCCTGTTCTTCATCGCCTCGGCGTACGTCGACGGCGCGAAACCGGCCATCGTGAGCCCGGACGGCGGCGGCGGGCCCTACGTCAGCCCGCTGCCGCACGTCATCGTGCTGACCGCCATCGTCGTCGGCGTCAGCCTCACCGCGGTGGCGCTGGCGCTCATCGTCCGCATCCACGAGGAGTACGGCACCGTCGACGAGTCCGTCCTCCGGGAGGTGTCCGATGACTGA
- a CDS encoding MnhB domain-containing protein, with protein MSDEEAPRPNRGTYTESEVIMSTVRVVTPFVLTFGLWVTFHGADSPGGGFQGGALVGTVVLMLAFAFGIDATRRWLGRQAVTLVACLGLVVFAAIGFGSVLLGGEFLQYTVYPLTKSTKYGIEAVEIGGIALIVGGVIVGLFFLTAAGPGGEEA; from the coding sequence ATGAGCGACGAGGAGGCGCCGCGGCCGAACCGCGGCACGTACACCGAAAGCGAGGTCATCATGAGCACCGTCCGGGTCGTCACGCCGTTCGTGCTCACGTTCGGTCTCTGGGTCACCTTCCACGGCGCTGACTCGCCCGGCGGTGGCTTCCAGGGCGGCGCCCTCGTCGGGACCGTCGTGCTAATGCTGGCCTTCGCGTTCGGCATCGACGCCACCCGGCGGTGGCTCGGCCGTCAGGCCGTCACCCTCGTCGCCTGTCTCGGCCTGGTCGTCTTCGCCGCCATCGGCTTCGGCAGTGTCCTCCTCGGCGGCGAGTTCCTCCAGTACACCGTCTACCCGCTGACGAAGTCGACCAAGTACGGCATCGAGGCCGTCGAGATCGGCGGCATCGCGCTGATCGTCGGCGGCGTCATCGTGGGGCTGTTCTTCCTGACGGCCGCCGGCCCGGGAGGTGAGGAGGCGTGA
- a CDS encoding DUF4040 domain-containing protein encodes MEYVAFALAAFVVTAALATAFLRDVLAAIIVFAAYSLGMALLYTLLLAPDVGLTEAVIGAGVTTVLLLLTIAKTVRPPDDRTLERPDPRALLACGALAVVFGLTLPGLPAVGDPSAPIISYEPVTGHYLENAYPETGVKNAVTAVLAAYRGFDTFGEATVVFAAGVAVLVVLRREVFT; translated from the coding sequence ATCGAGTACGTCGCCTTCGCGCTGGCGGCCTTCGTCGTCACGGCCGCCCTCGCCACCGCCTTCCTCCGGGACGTGCTGGCGGCCATCATCGTCTTCGCCGCCTACAGCCTCGGGATGGCGCTGCTGTACACGCTCCTTCTGGCGCCCGACGTCGGCCTGACGGAGGCGGTCATCGGCGCCGGCGTGACGACGGTGCTGTTGCTCCTGACCATCGCCAAAACCGTCCGGCCACCCGACGACCGGACGCTGGAGCGGCCCGACCCGCGGGCGCTGCTGGCCTGCGGCGCGCTGGCCGTCGTCTTCGGACTGACGCTGCCCGGCCTGCCGGCGGTCGGCGACCCCTCGGCGCCCATCATCTCCTACGAACCCGTCACTGGCCACTACCTCGAGAACGCCTACCCGGAGACGGGCGTCAAGAACGCCGTCACGGCGGTGCTGGCGGCCTACCGTGGCTTCGACACCTTCGGCGAGGCGACCGTCGTCTTCGCCGCCGGCGTCGCCGTGCTGGTCGTCCTCCGGCGGGAGGTGTTCACATGA
- the mnhG gene encoding monovalent cation/H(+) antiporter subunit G yields the protein MTPLEVAIVALLVGGVFFTFVTAVGVIRLPDVYARAHTASQTDTLGAGLLLVGVALAIGLETTTIKTALLLAFVFITNPTAAHAIARAADEEGIEPWREDQ from the coding sequence GTGACGCCGCTGGAGGTGGCCATCGTCGCGCTGCTCGTCGGTGGGGTCTTCTTCACGTTCGTCACCGCCGTCGGCGTCATCCGGTTGCCGGACGTCTACGCCCGCGCCCACACGGCGAGTCAGACCGACACCCTCGGTGCCGGCCTGCTGCTCGTGGGGGTCGCCCTGGCGATCGGCCTCGAGACGACGACCATCAAGACGGCCCTCCTTTTGGCGTTCGTCTTCATCACGAACCCGACGGCGGCCCACGCCATCGCCCGGGCCGCCGACGAGGAGGGCATCGAACCCTGGAGGGAGGACCAATGA
- a CDS encoding cation:proton antiporter encodes MIVEDALLLAAAALVVLAVVVLYRAVRGPTMQDRVVAVNVLGTKTVVILALLSAALDVPYFLDIALVYALLNFVMAVAISKFTVDRGGVM; translated from the coding sequence ATGATCGTCGAGGACGCCCTGCTTTTGGCGGCGGCCGCACTGGTCGTCCTCGCCGTCGTCGTGCTGTACCGGGCGGTCCGCGGCCCGACGATGCAGGACCGCGTCGTCGCGGTCAACGTCCTCGGGACCAAGACCGTCGTCATCCTCGCGCTGCTGTCGGCCGCGCTGGACGTGCCCTACTTCCTCGACATCGCGCTGGTGTACGCCCTGTTGAACTTCGTGATGGCCGTCGCCATATCGAAGTTCACCGTCGACCGCGGGGGGGTGATGTAG
- a CDS encoding monovalent cation/H+ antiporter subunit E: protein MPEDPPDRRDDAGPLLVPVGESVTLRQTVAYAVREALAGAGEIHFVAPVAWHDIGDVGADVREETEALLERVAVWADEDADDALDVETAIVGADEYLFGPDDYARVLAAYADDHGIDRVVVDPEYSPGGNVPILQPMEASLEEAGLTVEEAPVGRATRRERLLRRGGALQFVTLFGISYLFYHLLSGFTLTNFDLVTGVATATLVATMLHRITFSDRVRLPSLARQLLRLGIYTPYLLYEIVKSNLLVSYAILHPELPIEPRMTEVECALWGAMPVTTLANSITLTPGTLTVRVRGRGMKIHTLLPAAREGLFDGALERGVRFVFYGRRALAIATPRERGDCRILDEEGDGE from the coding sequence GTGCCCGAGGACCCACCAGACCGTCGTGACGACGCGGGACCGCTTCTCGTCCCCGTCGGCGAGTCGGTCACGCTGCGACAGACCGTCGCCTACGCGGTCCGCGAGGCGCTCGCGGGCGCCGGCGAGATACACTTCGTCGCCCCCGTCGCCTGGCACGACATCGGCGACGTCGGCGCGGACGTCCGCGAGGAGACCGAGGCGCTCCTCGAACGGGTCGCCGTCTGGGCCGACGAGGACGCCGACGACGCCCTCGACGTCGAGACGGCCATCGTCGGCGCCGACGAGTACCTCTTCGGCCCCGACGACTACGCGCGCGTCCTCGCGGCCTACGCCGACGACCACGGCATCGACCGGGTCGTCGTCGACCCCGAGTACAGCCCCGGCGGGAACGTGCCGATACTCCAGCCGATGGAGGCGTCGCTGGAAGAGGCCGGTCTGACCGTCGAGGAGGCGCCCGTCGGGCGGGCGACCCGCCGCGAGCGACTCCTCCGCCGCGGCGGCGCGCTCCAGTTCGTGACGCTTTTCGGCATCTCCTATCTCTTCTATCACCTCCTGAGCGGCTTCACGCTGACGAACTTCGACCTCGTGACCGGCGTTGCGACCGCGACGCTCGTTGCGACGATGCTGCACCGAATCACGTTCAGCGACCGCGTCCGGCTCCCGTCGCTCGCCCGGCAACTGCTCCGCCTCGGGATTTACACGCCGTACCTCCTCTACGAGATCGTCAAGTCGAACCTGCTGGTATCGTACGCCATCCTCCACCCCGAGTTGCCCATCGAACCGCGGATGACCGAAGTCGAGTGTGCGCTGTGGGGCGCGATGCCGGTGACGACGCTGGCCAACAGCATCACCCTCACGCCGGGCACGCTCACCGTCCGCGTTCGCGGCCGCGGGATGAAGATTCACACGCTCCTGCCGGCGGCCCGCGAGGGGCTGTTCGACGGCGCCCTCGAACGCGGCGTCCGGTTCGTCTTCTACGGCCGGCGTGCGCTCGCCATCGCAACCCCACGAGAGCGCGGCGACTGCCGGATACTCGACGAGGAGGGTGACGGTGAATGA
- a CDS encoding pantoate kinase, giving the protein MTEAVAFVPGHVTGFFTAHADDDPTKAGSRGAGVALSEGVTVRLEPGDGVELNGEECDIESVDRVLGALRSTAHVVVETDLPVASGFGISGAAALGTALAANEVFGRGLSENELVTIAHGAEVQAGTGLGDVVAQARGGFPVRLEPGAPAHGALDGIPATCDVEYLPLGELSTEAVLDGETAALTEAGRQALSALVAEPTLETFMQVSRTFAREADLLTPEIREVVEDVSEAGGEASMAMLGETVFALDTGLSDAGYDAERCEVSVAGAHLTRRP; this is encoded by the coding sequence ATGACAGAGGCGGTAGCGTTCGTTCCGGGGCATGTGACCGGCTTCTTCACCGCCCACGCGGACGACGACCCGACGAAGGCGGGGTCGCGTGGCGCCGGCGTCGCGCTCTCGGAGGGGGTGACGGTCCGGCTCGAACCCGGCGACGGGGTCGAGTTGAACGGCGAGGAGTGCGACATCGAGTCCGTCGACCGGGTGCTCGGCGCGCTGCGGTCGACCGCCCACGTCGTCGTCGAGACCGACCTACCGGTGGCGTCGGGGTTCGGCATCTCCGGCGCCGCCGCCCTCGGGACGGCGCTGGCCGCAAACGAGGTGTTCGGCCGCGGGCTCTCGGAGAACGAACTGGTCACCATCGCCCACGGCGCGGAGGTCCAGGCCGGGACCGGCCTCGGCGACGTGGTCGCACAGGCCCGCGGCGGCTTCCCGGTCCGGCTCGAACCCGGCGCGCCCGCCCACGGCGCCTTGGACGGCATCCCCGCGACCTGCGACGTCGAGTACCTCCCGCTTGGGGAACTGTCGACCGAGGCGGTTCTCGACGGCGAGACGGCGGCGCTGACCGAGGCCGGCCGCCAGGCGCTGTCGGCCCTGGTCGCCGAGCCCACCCTGGAGACGTTCATGCAGGTCTCCCGGACGTTCGCCCGCGAGGCCGACCTGCTGACGCCCGAGATCCGCGAGGTCGTCGAGGACGTCTCCGAGGCGGGCGGCGAGGCCTCGATGGCGATGCTCGGCGAGACGGTCTTCGCGCTCGACACCGGTCTCTCCGACGCCGGCTACGACGCCGAACGCTGCGAGGTGTCGGTGGCCGGCGCCCACCTGACCCGACGGCCGTGA
- a CDS encoding 4-phosphopantoate--beta-alanine ligase: MSDVDVPESHPRYESLLLRHRIEEGVEAGITSKQGLIAQGRGEAYDYLLGERTIPSADAAERAAAAHLLRADHPVLSVNGNVAALAPEETVELAAATGAALEVNLFNRTEARMERIADHLREHGAEEVLGLAADGRIPGLDHERAKVDADGIGSADVVLVPLEDGDRAEALAEMDTTEIVIDLNPLSRSARTATVPVVDNLIRALPNMTEHARSLAGADEAELDAVVEAFDREAALEAAEAAIRSPEE; the protein is encoded by the coding sequence ATGAGCGACGTCGACGTGCCGGAGTCGCACCCCCGCTACGAGTCGCTACTCCTGCGACACCGCATCGAGGAGGGCGTCGAGGCGGGCATCACCTCGAAACAGGGCCTCATCGCCCAGGGCCGCGGCGAGGCCTACGACTACCTGCTCGGCGAGCGGACGATTCCGAGCGCCGACGCCGCCGAGCGGGCCGCCGCCGCCCACCTCCTCCGTGCGGACCACCCGGTGCTGTCGGTCAACGGCAACGTGGCCGCGCTGGCGCCCGAGGAGACCGTCGAACTGGCCGCGGCCACCGGCGCGGCGCTGGAGGTCAACCTCTTCAACCGGACCGAGGCGCGGATGGAGCGCATCGCCGACCACCTCCGCGAGCACGGCGCCGAGGAGGTGCTGGGGCTGGCCGCCGACGGCCGCATCCCGGGGCTGGACCACGAGCGTGCGAAGGTCGACGCCGACGGCATCGGCAGCGCCGACGTGGTGCTCGTCCCGCTGGAGGACGGCGACCGTGCCGAGGCGCTGGCCGAGATGGACACGACCGAAATCGTAATCGACCTCAATCCGCTGAGCCGGTCGGCACGGACCGCGACGGTGCCCGTCGTGGACAACCTCATCCGCGCGCTGCCGAACATGACCGAGCACGCCCGCTCGCTGGCCGGCGCCGACGAGGCGGAACTGGACGCCGTCGTCGAGGCATTCGACCGCGAGGCGGCGCTCGAGGCGGCCGAGGCCGCGATTCGCTCGCCCGAGGAGTGA
- a CDS encoding DUF7139 domain-containing protein has protein sequence MASLTEVYEGGNGAGLRRLYAGVALFGVGAVLLVAGIVTAATGVGSRFGLDVFEARRVAGVLGGVGFPAVLLGTMTAIPRTSRKIRVAAFVGGAICVVGVVLFHGAYPTDWVTGSGNSSMTLVVASVYFLGTLVTSWCLFVAVANFKARNDPGGTVKLEITKEGETRIVEVSNDDLRGRLGGIGLLGGTPDGDVETQTNRGDSSRRSSDRSRSASTRSPDASPGVTDGGATTDDAEFLTDEPSRPLGDTYCGNCQHFQYVRTDDGMAPYCGYHGELMDDMDACEEWTPNTNA, from the coding sequence ATGGCTAGCCTCACGGAGGTCTACGAGGGAGGCAACGGGGCCGGCCTCCGGCGGCTGTACGCCGGTGTCGCGCTGTTCGGGGTCGGCGCGGTCCTACTCGTTGCAGGTATCGTCACGGCGGCCACCGGCGTCGGGAGTCGGTTCGGCCTCGACGTGTTCGAGGCCCGCCGGGTCGCGGGCGTCCTCGGCGGGGTCGGGTTCCCGGCGGTACTTTTGGGGACCATGACCGCGATTCCGCGCACCTCGCGGAAGATCCGCGTCGCCGCGTTCGTCGGCGGCGCCATCTGCGTCGTCGGCGTCGTCCTGTTCCACGGCGCCTATCCGACCGACTGGGTCACCGGCTCCGGCAACAGTTCGATGACGCTCGTCGTCGCGTCGGTGTACTTCCTGGGGACGCTCGTCACGTCGTGGTGTCTGTTCGTCGCCGTCGCCAACTTCAAGGCGCGCAACGACCCCGGCGGCACCGTCAAACTCGAAATCACGAAGGAGGGCGAGACCCGCATTGTCGAGGTGTCCAACGACGACCTCCGCGGACGGCTCGGCGGCATCGGCCTGCTCGGGGGAACGCCCGACGGCGACGTCGAGACGCAGACGAACCGCGGCGACTCCTCCCGCCGGTCGTCGGACCGCTCGCGGTCGGCGTCGACCCGTTCGCCCGATGCCTCGCCCGGCGTCACCGACGGCGGCGCAACGACCGACGACGCGGAGTTCCTCACCGACGAACCCTCCCGGCCCCTCGGGGACACCTACTGCGGCAACTGCCAGCACTTCCAGTACGTCCGCACCGACGACGGCATGGCGCCGTACTGCGGCTACCACGGCGAGTTGATGGACGACATGGACGCCTGCGAGGAGTGGACGCCGAACACGAACGCCTGA
- a CDS encoding RNA-guided endonuclease InsQ/TnpB family protein has product MVDANRTLILPLETPTSDEHERFHRTVEKYQHCRKRAREYCWQNPKQPDDIVTSKSEVEDALYHDLREETDELHANLVQKAIKDVTNAMSAAKKAWKRDERISKPTWDTSEAWVMTYDTRAGTFSKHNARFATAEATVELAYQTPSHLDGTLYDKYVLSTKWELTTSKLAYRDGQYWLHLGVKRALSDQHWTARVNREVSNAPNEDTSRVLGVDLNVKGWTAVTSAGGFHGNADYLNHRRDQYEALRGELQQTGTRSAYLRFHERAGTESAWFDEYAHLVSNAIIEDALDTRSTHIAFEKLKGIRKRMSNLPKYQQWLFGRVQEYTEYKATEHGISVVYVNPKNTSKGCSHTECRTVSDSNRGEKQFECVGCGRSWNADYNAARNIGLRHIFDSLLPASQTCSSGKTTCQLAFISGVLSVTERDVSHVSKEWMSTDKPTALAVGS; this is encoded by the coding sequence GTGGTGGACGCGAACAGAACGCTCATCCTCCCGCTTGAAACACCGACGAGCGATGAGCACGAACGCTTCCACCGAACCGTCGAGAAATACCAGCACTGCCGCAAGCGAGCCCGCGAGTACTGCTGGCAGAATCCCAAGCAACCTGACGACATCGTAACCTCGAAAAGCGAGGTCGAAGACGCTCTGTACCACGACCTCCGCGAAGAAACCGACGAGCTCCATGCAAATCTCGTACAGAAAGCCATCAAAGATGTAACCAACGCGATGAGCGCAGCGAAGAAAGCATGGAAGCGTGATGAGCGCATCAGCAAACCAACGTGGGATACCAGCGAGGCATGGGTGATGACCTACGATACCCGAGCTGGTACGTTCTCCAAGCACAACGCGAGGTTTGCAACCGCGGAAGCAACCGTCGAGCTTGCGTATCAAACACCGTCACATCTCGACGGGACGCTGTACGACAAGTACGTCCTCTCCACGAAGTGGGAGCTAACGACGAGCAAACTTGCCTATCGGGACGGGCAGTACTGGCTCCATCTCGGCGTTAAACGAGCGCTTTCCGACCAGCACTGGACAGCACGAGTCAACAGAGAGGTTTCGAACGCGCCCAATGAGGATACGAGTCGTGTCCTCGGCGTGGACCTTAATGTCAAAGGCTGGACGGCTGTAACGAGTGCTGGCGGCTTCCACGGCAACGCTGACTACCTCAACCACCGACGCGATCAGTACGAAGCACTGCGTGGCGAGCTACAGCAAACGGGAACGCGGAGCGCGTATCTTCGGTTCCACGAGCGAGCTGGTACTGAGTCAGCGTGGTTTGACGAGTACGCCCACCTCGTCTCGAATGCTATCATAGAAGACGCACTGGACACTCGTTCGACGCATATCGCCTTCGAGAAACTGAAAGGGATTCGCAAGCGGATGAGCAACCTGCCGAAGTACCAGCAGTGGCTGTTCGGGCGTGTGCAGGAGTACACGGAGTACAAAGCGACTGAACACGGGATTAGCGTTGTGTACGTGAACCCGAAGAATACGAGCAAGGGGTGTAGTCATACCGAGTGTCGAACGGTGAGCGATTCGAATCGGGGTGAAAAGCAGTTCGAGTGCGTTGGGTGTGGTCGGTCGTGGAACGCTGATTATAACGCGGCGCGGAACATCGGGCTACGGCATATTTTCGATTCGTTGCTCCCAGCGAGCCAAACGTGTTCGTCTGGGAAGACCACTTGTCAACTGGCCTTTATTTCAGGGGTCCTCTCCGTTACAGAGCGTGACGTAAGTCACGTTTCCAAGGAGTGGATGTCCACTGACAAGCCCACCGCTTTAGCGGTGGGTAGCTGA